cttgaggtgcttgggctacttgaggtgcttaggctacttgaggtgcttgggctacttggggtgcttgggctactttaggcgcttgggctacttgaggtgcttgggctactttgggtgcttgggctacttggggtgcctgggctacttgaggtgcttgggctacttggggtggTTGGGCTACTttaggtgcttgggctacttgaggtgattaagctacttgaggtgcttaagCTACTTGAGGTTCtagggctacttgaggtgcttggacTACTTGGGGTGCTTGGACTACTtggggtgcttgggctacttgagatgcttgggctacttggggtgcTTGGACTACTTGGGGTGCTTGGGATACTTGATGTACTTGGGTTACTTGAGGTTCTTgggttacttgaggtgcttggtcTACTTGATGTGCTTGGGCTACTCtgggtgcttgggctacttgagatACTTGacgtgcttgggctacttgacgTTCTTGGACTGCTTGaggtacttgggctacttgacgTTCTTGGggtacttgaggtgcttgggctacttgatgtacttgggctacttgagacACTTTGGCTCCTTGAGATACTTGGGCTACTTATATTTTTATTGTTGCCATCTTATTtagtttaattttattattgtctttgaaaagcctCTTAGgctaaattcaataaaatatatGCACGTAAGTATGCATgcgtgtatgtatgtataataataataataataataataatgataacaatgatgatgttaatgatattgaagatgatgatgaaaatgatgattATAACGATAATAAAAGCACAAAAAAGCACAAAGCTGCTAAGCTTTTAAGCAAACATCTTCATGGCCTACATCGAGACAGAAATTCTTAGCAAAAGCGTCATAAAGCCACTGATTTGGaaacgatacattgacgacattttttcgttgtgggatgtcagcaaacaggatatagacaagttcatcacacaagcaaactcacaccaccctacaataaaatttacggctgagATCTCGAACACTGAAGCCACATTTCTAGACACTGTTGTATACAaaggcaaacgttttcaaaatcaatccacTCTGGATGTAAAAACACACTTCAAGccaactgaaacctttcagtacaCCCATTTTTCCTCCTGCCACCCACCAGGTGTCAAAAAAGGATTCGTGAAAGGCGTAGCCCTAAGACTCCTACgcactaactcttcaaaaacaactttCGAAGAGAACATTAACAATTTTAAATCACGTCTCCTTGCTAGAGGTTATCCGAAACGTCTGATTGAGACACTTCTATCGGACATTAAATTTACAGAAAGGGAATCAgcgctgaaacaaaaaaatgtagaCCCAAAGGATATCTTGCCCTTTGTGACACAGTATCATCCGGGAGTGCCACACCTTAAAAAAGTTTGGCACTTGATACAAAATCAGCCTTCTCTAcggcaaattttcaaagagccaCCACTCATATCCTTCAAAAGAGGAAAATCTCTCAAGGACGTGCTTGTGAGAGCGAAACTTTAAAGAGgtcaaagaccaaaaaatacaatacaatcacCTCAAGTAtaccaagcacctcaagtagcccaagcacccaaAGGAAGTTAAGTAAGCAATAAAGTAAGATGGATTTATACAACGGTACATTATAGGGTATCATATATGAAGTAACTACCAGAGCTGCAccggtgactgctgaccaaaacggttcactagtttccagtctgttCTCTACTGTGTTATCCAAGATCCCGGGTCGtccaattaaaaacgaaaaaaccagcAAGATTCAGAGCGGCTCATCGTATTAACCCTCACTAAAATGTAGAAAGATACCGGCCTTTATTAACAGGATTTTAATCCTGTAAAACTATTGACTTGGAGGGGAGTATACTCtactcttaaccctttcagccccgtggggttccccattgacgaataaaatcgtctggcgttagacaaagtaaaatctataagtggcactattgggagttaaagggctaaaggggacatagtttttgagtgaatccagctgttgttaaccctttcagccccgtggggtttcccattgaggagtaaaatcgtctggcgttagacagagtaaaatctataagtggcactattgggagttaaagggctaatggggacatagtttttgagtgaatccagctgttgttaaccctttcagccccgtggggttcctcattgacgagtagaatcgtctggcgttagacagagtaaaatctataagtggcactattgggagttaaagggttaatggggacatagtttttgagtgaatccagctgttgttaaccctttcagccccgtggggttccccattgaggagtaaaatcgtctggtgttagacagagtaaaatctataagtggcactattgggagttaaagggctaatggggacatagtttttgagtgaatccagctgttgttaaccctttcagccccgtggggttcctcattgacgagtagaatcgtctggggtaagacagagtaaaatctataagtggcactattgggagttaaagggctaatggggacatagtttttgagtgaatccagctgttgttaaccctttcagccccgtggggttccccattgaggagtaaaatcgtctggtgttagacagagtaaaatctataagtggctctattgggagttaaagggttaatggggacatagtttttgagtgaatccagctgttgttaaccctttcagccccgtggggttcctcattgacgagtagaatcgtctggcgttagacagagtaaaatctataagtggcactattgggagttaaagggttaatggagacatagtttttgagtgaatccagctgttgttaaccctttcagtcccgtggggttcctcattgacgagtagaatcgtctggcgttagacagagtaaaatctataagtggcactattgggagttaaagggttaatggggacatagtttttgagtgaatccagctgttgttaaccctttcagccccgtggggttccccattgaggagtaaaatcgtctggcgttagacagagtaaaatctataagtggcactattgggagttaaagggctaatggggacatagtttttgagagAATCCAGCAGTTGTCAATTAGTGGAGTACTAAATAAGAGGCTTACATTTTACTGCGTTTagttttactccactttttcactccaactcattgaaaacaaagaattaatcggtggatttcacaaaaataaaacaaccccaATTCCACATCTTAGACTGACTAAACTTAAATTTACCCTACAAAAATTCATATATAGGAGTAATATcctcttctacttttttttctcagaaagtaGAATTAGTAAGTGGGGTAGACTTTACTCAGTATCCCGATAAATAGGAGTAAAATTAACTCCAACATATTATATTACTCTGTagggagagtaaaatttactctagcaaagtgattgcctttgaatattaactagtactgagtaaaaattactcttagtggagttaaattaactcctcttaggagtacattttactccgctttactttactccactttttcactccagcactggagtgaaattaactctttgaaaataacagtgtacATTTTTTCGGACGGTTTGTTCGTTATTATCAAGCAGTAAGAGCCGAATATTCTTTTATGAAGGATTTTTCACCTGTAAGGCTGATAACGGGAGAACATGTTTAGTACAAGCAACTCGTCTGAGGATAATGATGTGAAGTTACTGACgacaaaagaatattatgaTAAAGATCATAGCCCGATAATTTGTATtcccttataattttttattatgcaattggttttataatatttccaaatggtctggatagcacaagtgttactaatattttatattcatctgtttctgtttccattgtaaacttaatgttgggatggcatttgttaacgtattaaaaaaaacacatctGCATCATgggaattttgaaaacaacagaTAATGTCATCTACGTATCTGCGATAATATAATACTTGGGTACCGGtgtatttttccaaccaaagccTTTCATAGTGATCTATGAAGAAATTGGCTAATACAGGGGCTAAAGGTGAACCCATTGCCACTCCATCTATTTGATCGTACAAGCAaccattgaataaaaaatgagtGTGGCTAGTAGCAAAATTGAAGAGTTGTTTAAGATGAACTTTACTTAGTTTTAGGTCAGGATTCATGTTACCATCAATTATGGCATTGACAGCTAAATCAATCGTCTCAGATAAAgggatatttgtaaaaaggctaGTGACATCATAGGAAACTAGAAACTTGTCGCTGAAATCAAACTGTTGAATCTCTTGGacaaaagaaaactacaaaGAATCTACAAagatctacaaagaatcattgtattgatagttatatatatatatacgaattatcttgtaaaaattttaatgttacactcactatggctgaagatgatgtttgaaacatcgaaacatgttccgaaaattcaaaagtgtggttgtattttttataaTATTGTAACTAAACCATTTTAATGATTGaaagttcgaatgaggcctaacactactgtgaagtttttgtacccaacttgcaatcattactccacatgctactgaaggacaacaactagcgattacctAAACCATTTTAATTCATAGTTCATTTAATTTGTTGAGTTCGTAGATTTTATCATACATTTCCaataaatttttatatttgtatttCAGTATATCTTCGTCATTCCGTGGCCTACCTGTAACTTGTAGTACCAACCACGCTAATAAAGTGTTATAGAATGTTATCAGTTGACCTGCTCGGAACGTctaccatcacagaggaaatcTTTCAAGTTTAATGTGCTCATAAACTGTTGAAAGTTGGAGATACCTTTTTATTTCGGAGTCAAGCTTACGTTTAATAAGAAAGTCTATCTATGATTTTCCCTTCTCATTATTGCTCAAGGTTGAGTAAGAAAGTTTAAGTACCTattcaaacactttcttttcaCAAGCTTTACCAATGACAGCCAAAGCAACTGCTGTAGGAAGCCTATTATTTGACAATGTGAGGGAAGAGTAGAGATTACTAGTAAAGAAACCTTTTATCATGAGGAAGAGTATTCGAGGGAAGTAGAAGAGTCAAGACTCTTTAAAACGGGGAAAGTGGGGAAAAAGAAAGACCAACGCTAAGATAAAAGTCCTTGCCAAAAACCGGGAAAGGCGCAAACTCTATGCTGGACGGGTCCGAGGAGGGAGTACTTTAGATAGACAGACTCCATCTTGCGGTTGTTGCTGAAATTATATGGAAGATGGAGCACTTTCTTTAACTCCGAGGGGCCTATCCCTGAATGGACTTTACAGCACTGTCCGTTTAGATAATCAttagcctgcatagcaagcgTTTCGGTCGGGGCTATGGATGAGTGCTTGTGTTTCCGCAAATTCGTCTATGGTGCCGATGAATTGTAGGGTTGTCATCTTCCGAAGCTCAGTTTATCGAGCGCCAGTATGCTTAACTTCCTCCTCTCTTTGAAGGTGTAAATTTCACCCACGCGCTTAAGTGTTTCACCGACATTCCGCCGAGGCTGTATTATTCTCTTTGTCTTTTCGTAACTGTTGGTTTGAAGAACGAAACAGCTGCCTCAAGTTGTCTTTCACGGCTTGTCTCACTTCTTTGATCTTCCAGCAGTAAAGAATGGGGTTTAGAGATGAATTAAAATAAAGCAAAGTCACCGTGCTTTCCACCGCGAGATAAAAAGCTACCGACTGTCTTATTCGCATCACATTCTCTCGATATTTGAATGGCCACACCAACAAAAACGGCAAATAACACGAAACTAATGCCAACTGTACGGATATTCCACTGTACACTGTTTGTCTGTACCGTTTCATTATAGTCGGTGGAAATATTTGATTCGCTTGTTCCTGGGTGTTGTCTCGAACTTGATTTTGATAACGGCGCAGGGTGAGGAAAATCTTCGAGTAACAGCAAATGGATGTCACAAGGCACAATGACGTTGAAGAAATCACCAAAACAAGCCATACATCGTTGTTCCAATGCAAAGTGGCTGCCGTGAAGATTGAGAAAGCCCAAAACGCGATCACAGCTCCATATATTCGTTTGAGAGTTACAACTTGTCTGTACCTGAGTCTTAACAACAGAGCAAGAAGTCTGTCCACACTGACGGCGGTTGTTGTCAACATTGATACTCCACACAGAATGGTGCTTGCAGTCCGACTCGCTGCATGAGTGTAGCGACACATTTGGTGCGATTTATACAACAAAGTCAGGAAGAAAGCAATTTGAAATGGTTGTGAAACGATACCAACACAGAGATCCGTTACCGCCAGGTTTCGAagcaaaactttggaaggccgATGTAACGAAGTTTCTCTCTGAAGGGCAATGACGATTAGAGTATTTCCCATCGTTGCAGTCAGGGCAAAAATAATGTTGACCACTGAAAGACATATTAGCGGGATGTGTATGCTTTCAGATAATTCTGCCGAGCAGAAAATGCCCTGTAATTTTTGGCTGTGTCCTGTAAAATTTGTTGTCGACATTTTGAATCTCCGGACAGTGTGGTTTCCTTCTTTTACAAAACATCTTCATGTCCTAGTCATTTGATACGTCACATATTTatgaatttatttattgatgTGATGCTTGGTGATTTCTTTAAAGcaataaataatttatctttTACCCACTTTGGACCTTAAGTTATTCCCTAGAAATAGAtttgtcatagatttccgatgaaactttgCACACTGTTGTAACATAACATGTTGaggagatgataaaaatttaataaaaacgggGGGAAGGGTTCACCGAGCTCGTGTCCATGGTGCGGCTTTCACGAATACGGCTATATAGGGGCCGCCACGGTTGCTCGAATCCTTAGGCTACTTGGGTTACTTGatgtacttgggctacttgatgtgcttgggctacttgaggtacttgggctacttgatgtACTTGGGATACTCGAGGTACTTGGGATACTTGGACTACTTGAGGTACTTGGGCTATTTGGGCTACTTGATGTACTTGGACTACTTGatgtacttgggctacttgatgtgcttgggctacttgatgtACTTGGGATACTTGCGCTACTTGAGGTACTTGGgatacttgggctacttgaggttcTTGAGATACTTGGACTACTTGAGGTACTTGGGATACTTAGGCTACTTGAGGTACTTGGGCTTCCTAAGATACTCGGACTACTTGATGTTCTTGGGCTACTTGatgtacttgggctacttgaggtactTGGCCTCCTTGAGGTACTTTGGCTTCTTAAcatacttgggctacttgaggtactTAGgatacttgggctacttgatgttcttgggctacttgaggtaaTTGGGCTACTTGTGTTACTTCAACTACTTAAGGTAATAcatacaatttctgaaacaatgcaATAAAAAGTAAAGGGtaggtatttattttttaaccttttcactttttattccattgtttcagaaattgtatatatgcggaatttttttttttatctatgaacttgaaattgaaaatgaccGTGGAACGGTTGAAACTTCGTTCGCTTTTCTTATCGCTTGTTTTTATAACAAGATGCTTCGCACAATTGATGGCCATACATAGCACATGTTTTtaacgcgggaggtcgtgaatttgactccggccggaccatcacttagggtcttaaaataactgatttTGCCTTTGGCAAATGGTTAGACCTTCaggtcttctcagataaggactataaaccataggctCCGTATCACAATACCTTCCATGTTTAAGAAAATTTTCGTGGGTCGTTATAGAAcctacacactattcgaaaagagtagggcgtGAAATTCTCgctgttgtggctgtccttctCTCTAGCAAAATGTGGCAAAAATAATAGTTTAGTAAAGCGGGTTTAAATTTTTCAATCTTGCAAATAACGAAACAAATCGAACCGTTTCTTTTTCCTGGCTCGCAACGTGAATTTTTACCCCATTTGTACTTAAAATTCAAACTTCTAGTATCTAGATTTCGTTTTCGTTAacatattgttttcttgaaggTATCGCGGGTAAAAGACGGCAGTAAAGAGGgagggtcaccgtgcttgtttgtTTGCAAGAAGACAAAGAATTTCGGCCTCAAAAGATCTATTTTCGCGAAAGGATTGGGCTGAGTTTAACGATACCTTGCATTTTTTACGGGCAAAAGTTGTCATTGCCGGACCAAAATCCTCTGGTTTACAAAAAGTGACCCTCCTGCCTCTCgtgtaaaatggggttgactGGCCTGCACGACTCCCCAGTGCGTGTTTTAGCCTTTTTCAAAGTTTGGCTCGTACGAGTATGTCTTTGAGCGAACGCTCTCTTTTGTACGATATGAGGGGCGTATCCTTCTAGATTTCGCTCAGAAATGGTTGTTGTTCAATTAAATGCCAGTTTTTCATGAGGATTTGTTTTAAGTTTGGCACCGATGGTTGatattgtgtaacaaaaggaaagattcgcttattttccttttcttttttttggagggCTAACTTCATGTCTTCAAAAATCACCTCTGAGAGGGTGTTGATAATAAGattttgtggataaatgtgaaaaagttctttatttcttcttcaaataattctttTGAAGAATTTGTTCTGAGAAGTCTTAGAGCCTCCCCTTTGGTGAAGCCTTTTTTAACTCCCGGTGGGTGAGACGAACTGAAATGAGTGTATTGAAACGTCTCAGCAGGCTTGAAATGAGTA
The Montipora capricornis isolate CH-2021 chromosome 10, ASM3666992v2, whole genome shotgun sequence genome window above contains:
- the LOC138020267 gene encoding uncharacterized protein, which produces MLRSQSTSRRPSTSSSPSTSSSPRTSSSPSILGSPSTSSSLSIPSTSSSPSISRTSSSPSIPSTSSSASIPSTSSSPSTSSSPSTSSSPSTSSSPNSPSTSSSPSIPSTSSIPSTSSSPSTSSSPSTSSSPMVNIIFALTATMGNTLIVIALQRETSLHRPSKVLLRNLAVTDLCVGIVSQPFQIAFFLTLLYKSHQMCRYTHAASRTASTILCGVSMLTTTAVSVDRLLALLLRLRPTTPSSPSTSSSPGTPSSPSTQSSPSTSSSPSALRSPTTPSSPSTSSKPSTSSSPSTSSSPSTSSTPSSPSTQSSPSTSSSPSALRSPTTPSSPSTSSSPSTSSSPSTSSSPSTSSSPSTSSSLSTSIAQAPQIAQAPKVAQASQVAQAPQVAQPPQVAQAPQVAQAPQHLNSPSTPSSPSTQSSPSISSSPSTSSRYHI